The following proteins are co-located in the Maridesulfovibrio sp. genome:
- a CDS encoding GNAT family N-acetyltransferase produces MSLIYGVDNTSCRSHVIREAVPSDIDFVMQLERECFAEKRQSSKRSLQNSIASPSQLVLIIENPPGRKKTVKMGAAVIIHYKRSIRIYSLAIDRKYRKTGLGEILIRHIINFASSHGYERISLEADINNPRLIDWYSKFGFEAVRTLPDYYGPGESGLRMSLVLSAKKTVQDRLLIVTDDVRSLKKWSSELTLCSAQNYLSDQNYAKSNRFHVLNLCSSYKIHSLGYYVSLLANARNHMVIPSVVNMKDATTPMVAQSLLDEIEDYLAAKLSLVKERDFSLTIIMGKSSDQRFNELSQKLFRLFSIPFFSLCLQFKERWTVKKIKVLSVKNVMAEHEHLLQEALDEYSARKRYTRPRLKHFKYDLAILVNPDEKTPPSCPEALDRFRKAAEKVGFYVEFITKADRRRICEFDALFIRETTALEDHTYAISRHAYTEGLVVIDDPWSIMLCSNKVYLHEKLVSEGICQPRGWLLTKKDISDKRMQSLVFPLVLKLPESSFSQGVYRVDNHTELQNRLNEMLKKSDLVIAQEFLVSEYDWRIGVLDNKPIFACKYFMAKNHWQIYNWNSSDTVGFSGQHEAVRIDQVPPSILRAAVRASSLIGNGFYGVDLKEIGGKAYVIEVNDNPNVDFGVEDQLLGNELYERIMQSIFNRIELERQQIRYIS; encoded by the coding sequence GTGAGCCTGATATACGGAGTGGATAACACTTCATGCCGATCCCATGTCATTCGGGAAGCGGTTCCTAGCGACATAGACTTTGTAATGCAGCTTGAACGGGAGTGCTTTGCGGAGAAACGTCAGAGTTCAAAGCGAAGCCTGCAAAACAGCATAGCCAGCCCCAGCCAGCTTGTGCTGATCATTGAAAACCCTCCCGGACGGAAAAAAACCGTTAAAATGGGTGCAGCCGTAATTATCCATTACAAACGTTCAATTCGTATATATTCACTGGCCATCGACAGAAAGTATAGAAAAACGGGACTTGGTGAGATACTCATTCGACACATCATCAACTTTGCATCCAGTCATGGATATGAACGGATTTCACTTGAAGCCGACATTAATAATCCGCGACTGATTGACTGGTACAGCAAGTTTGGATTTGAGGCGGTTAGAACCCTTCCAGACTACTATGGCCCCGGAGAATCCGGGCTCAGGATGTCTCTGGTGCTATCTGCCAAAAAGACCGTTCAGGATAGATTGCTCATAGTGACGGATGATGTCAGATCATTGAAGAAATGGTCTTCGGAACTGACTTTATGCTCTGCTCAAAACTACCTGTCGGACCAGAACTATGCCAAGTCCAACAGATTTCATGTATTGAACCTCTGTAGTTCTTACAAGATCCATTCATTGGGGTACTATGTGTCTTTGCTGGCTAACGCACGCAATCACATGGTTATTCCGTCCGTTGTGAACATGAAAGACGCCACAACTCCGATGGTGGCGCAAAGCCTCCTTGATGAAATCGAGGATTATCTTGCGGCAAAACTGTCATTAGTAAAAGAGCGTGATTTCTCCCTGACGATTATCATGGGTAAATCCAGCGATCAGCGATTTAATGAGCTGTCTCAAAAATTGTTCCGCCTCTTCTCAATTCCATTCTTCAGCCTCTGTCTTCAGTTCAAAGAACGCTGGACTGTAAAGAAAATCAAAGTGCTGTCTGTGAAGAATGTTATGGCTGAACATGAACATTTGCTGCAGGAAGCTTTGGACGAATATAGTGCGAGAAAACGCTATACCCGTCCACGGCTCAAACATTTCAAATATGATCTGGCAATACTGGTAAACCCGGATGAGAAAACGCCTCCATCCTGCCCGGAAGCACTTGATCGATTCAGAAAGGCAGCAGAAAAAGTCGGTTTTTACGTAGAGTTCATTACCAAGGCTGACAGACGTCGCATCTGCGAGTTCGATGCCCTTTTTATTCGGGAGACAACAGCACTTGAAGACCATACCTATGCCATATCACGACACGCATACACCGAAGGGCTTGTCGTAATTGACGACCCATGGTCCATAATGCTCTGCTCGAACAAGGTTTATCTTCACGAAAAACTTGTCAGCGAGGGGATTTGTCAGCCGCGAGGATGGTTGCTTACCAAAAAGGATATCTCTGACAAACGCATGCAGTCATTAGTGTTCCCTCTGGTCCTTAAACTTCCTGAAAGCTCATTCTCACAGGGAGTATATAGAGTGGACAATCATACCGAGTTGCAAAACCGGTTAAATGAGATGTTGAAAAAATCAGATCTGGTTATCGCCCAGGAATTCCTCGTGTCGGAATATGACTGGCGGATTGGCGTCCTCGACAACAAACCGATCTTCGCATGCAAATACTTCATGGCTAAGAATCATTGGCAGATATACAACTGGAACTCATCCGACACGGTCGGTTTCAGCGGCCAGCATGAAGCGGTCCGCATCGATCAGGTGCCGCCTTCAATTCTAAGGGCTGCGGTACGGGCCTCATCGCTTATCGGAAATGGATTTTACGGTGTGGATCTCAAAGAAATCGGCGGCAAGGCCTATGTGATCGAGGTAAACGACAACCCGAATGTCGATTTCGGAGTTGAAGACCAGTTGCTCGGCAATGAGTTGTACGAGCGAATCATGCAATCTATTTTCAACCGGATTGAATTGGAACGCCAACAAATCCGCTATATTTCCTGA
- a CDS encoding amino acid ABC transporter permease — translation MYFDFASLPEYLPYFLPAAWMTLEITVLGILLGLVLGLVTVFMRVSDNRMFNLPAHAYIYIIRGTPLLLQLLFIYFGMRSLVGLSALPAAVLALGIHNGAYIAEIFRGAIASISPGQMEAARSIGMSYPRAMFRIVLPQAFKRAIPSLGNQFIIALKDSSLASTITINELLLKSQQLASSNFMMMEMLTIAGVFYLIYTGAFTFLFHTIERKLDTSRS, via the coding sequence ATGTATTTCGATTTTGCAAGTCTGCCGGAGTATCTTCCGTATTTTCTCCCGGCAGCATGGATGACCCTTGAAATTACCGTGCTTGGTATTCTTCTCGGGCTTGTTCTCGGCCTCGTGACAGTATTCATGCGCGTTTCTGATAATCGGATGTTTAATCTTCCGGCCCATGCCTACATTTACATAATCCGCGGCACTCCGTTGCTGTTGCAGTTGCTGTTTATTTATTTCGGAATGCGCAGCCTTGTTGGGCTTTCCGCTCTTCCGGCTGCTGTTCTGGCTCTGGGGATTCATAACGGTGCTTATATTGCCGAAATTTTCAGAGGTGCCATTGCATCCATCTCCCCCGGGCAGATGGAAGCCGCGCGAAGCATCGGGATGAGTTATCCTCGCGCAATGTTCAGGATCGTTTTGCCGCAGGCTTTTAAGCGTGCGATCCCGTCCTTAGGGAACCAATTCATCATTGCTTTAAAGGATTCCTCTCTTGCCAGCACAATTACCATTAATGAATTGCTGCTTAAATCACAGCAGTTGGCCTCTTCAAATTTCATGATGATGGAAATGCTGACTATAGCCGGGGTGTTTTACCTTATCTATACCGGAGCTTTTACATTTCTTTTTCATACAATCGAAAGAAAGCTCGACACTAGCAGGTCCTAA
- the ablA gene encoding lysine 2,3-aminomutase, whose amino-acid sequence MTVYTERQEALAGVIDDDSSKSDWTDWKWHVRNTIRTVSSFEKVLGIKFSDSERKKHEMTLRKFPLAITPYYLSLIDVEDYENDPVFLQSFPSPEELKIERCDMTDPLHEDEDSPVPGITHRYPDRVLFHISNLCSMYCRHCTRKRKVGDQDSIPSTSQLEKGIEYIRNTPQVRDVLLSGGDPFMLSDEKLDWILTKIGEIEHVEVVRIGTRMPVVLPYRVTDDLVNMLKKHHPLWINTHFNHPREVTDSSRRAIAKLADAGIPLGNQSVLLAGVNDCPRLIKTLNHKLVKNRVRPYYLYQCDLSEGLSHFRTPVGKGIEILESLRGHTSGFAVPTYVVDAPGGGGKIPVMPNYIVSWATNKVVLRNYEGVITTYTEPDSYESNTCDRNCAECNLQLKEDGAEEKAIGVEKLISDWDDTLSLTPEDNERAERNSHVA is encoded by the coding sequence ATGACTGTTTACACAGAGCGACAGGAAGCATTGGCCGGTGTGATTGATGACGATTCTTCGAAGTCTGACTGGACTGACTGGAAGTGGCACGTCCGCAACACAATCAGGACTGTCTCCAGCTTTGAAAAAGTTTTAGGCATTAAATTCAGCGATTCTGAACGTAAAAAACATGAGATGACCCTGCGAAAATTTCCGTTGGCCATCACCCCCTATTATCTTTCACTTATTGATGTGGAAGATTACGAAAATGACCCTGTTTTTCTGCAATCTTTTCCCAGCCCTGAAGAGCTGAAGATAGAACGTTGCGATATGACCGACCCTTTGCATGAGGATGAAGACAGCCCGGTTCCCGGAATTACCCATCGTTACCCGGACCGTGTGCTTTTTCATATCAGCAACCTTTGTTCCATGTATTGCAGGCATTGTACCCGCAAACGTAAAGTCGGTGATCAGGATTCAATCCCGTCCACCAGCCAGTTGGAAAAGGGAATTGAATATATCCGCAACACTCCGCAGGTGCGTGATGTACTGCTGTCGGGTGGTGATCCGTTCATGCTTTCAGATGAGAAGCTGGATTGGATTCTGACCAAGATCGGTGAAATCGAACATGTCGAAGTTGTTCGCATCGGAACCCGTATGCCGGTTGTACTGCCTTATCGCGTGACCGATGATCTGGTGAATATGCTCAAGAAGCATCATCCGCTTTGGATCAACACTCACTTCAACCATCCACGGGAAGTTACTGACTCTTCGCGCAGGGCTATCGCAAAACTTGCTGATGCCGGAATACCGCTGGGCAACCAGAGTGTTTTGCTGGCAGGGGTTAACGATTGTCCACGTCTGATCAAGACTCTGAACCATAAGCTGGTTAAGAACAGGGTTCGCCCTTACTACCTTTACCAGTGTGATCTTTCTGAAGGCTTGAGCCATTTTCGCACCCCAGTGGGGAAGGGGATTGAGATTCTTGAAAGTTTACGCGGGCATACCAGCGGCTTTGCCGTGCCTACTTATGTTGTGGATGCGCCGGGCGGTGGCGGCAAGATTCCGGTCATGCCCAACTATATTGTTTCATGGGCCACCAACAAGGTTGTGTTGCGAAATTACGAAGGGGTGATTACCACCTACACTGAACCGGATTCTTACGAGAGCAACACTTGTGATCGGAATTGTGCAGAGTGCAATCTTCAGCTTAAAGAAGATGGAGCCGAGGAAAAAGCCATCGGCGTTGAAAAACTCATTTCCGACTGGGACGACACTCTTAGTTTAACTCCTGAGGATAACGAAAGGGCGGAGCGTAATTCGCATGTTGCATGA
- a CDS encoding amino acid ABC transporter ATP-binding protein, with product MQDTISIEGVHKWFDTNHVLKGVDLNVGNSDVVVVIGASGSGKSTLLRCVNRLETYTKGEISINGDKVPSDEKEINSMRSRVGMVFQHFNLFPHMSVLGNVTEGPTQVRKMPKKEATELAMSFLDKVGMADKATAYPETLSGGQKQRVAIARALAMEPEVMLFDEPTSALDPELVGEVLTVMRDLADDGMTMMVVTHEMNFANEVADSVAFMDQGVILEQDTPSRLFSAPVELRTQEFLSQIL from the coding sequence ATGCAGGATACTATCAGTATTGAAGGCGTTCACAAATGGTTCGACACTAACCACGTCCTCAAGGGAGTTGATCTGAATGTAGGTAACTCCGATGTGGTTGTAGTCATCGGTGCAAGCGGTTCCGGGAAATCCACATTGCTGCGATGCGTAAACCGTCTTGAAACATATACAAAGGGTGAAATCAGCATCAACGGCGATAAGGTTCCAAGTGATGAAAAGGAAATCAATTCCATGCGCAGCCGGGTGGGTATGGTCTTTCAGCATTTTAACCTTTTTCCGCATATGAGTGTGCTTGGCAATGTAACTGAAGGGCCTACTCAGGTCAGGAAGATGCCCAAAAAAGAAGCAACGGAGCTGGCTATGTCCTTTTTGGATAAAGTCGGCATGGCTGATAAGGCAACTGCTTACCCGGAAACCTTATCCGGCGGTCAGAAACAGAGGGTAGCCATTGCCCGCGCCTTGGCAATGGAGCCGGAAGTAATGCTGTTTGATGAACCGACTTCTGCTCTTGACCCGGAACTGGTCGGTGAGGTGCTCACCGTTATGCGCGACCTTGCCGACGACGGCATGACCATGATGGTCGTGACCCATGAAATGAATTTTGCAAATGAGGTAGCTGATTCCGTTGCCTTTATGGATCAGGGGGTAATTCTGGAACAGGATACTCCCTCCCGTTTGTTTTCTGCTCCGGTAGAGCTGCGGACTCAGGAATTTCTCTCTCAAATATTATAA
- the nspC gene encoding carboxynorspermidine decarboxylase: MKKSAYGFNPFEAKTPCYIVDEDLLENNLEVLASVRERAGCKILLALKCFSMFSTFPQLARKLDGVCASSPHEAKLGREEFGKEVHTFAAAYSESDIVELCETSDHIVFNSFAQLDNFRPVIHEYCSGEGRTIDMAVRINPEHSEGAVPIYDPCSPGSRLGIRRAHFDADNLDGVIGLHWHNLCEQDADCLERTIAAVEANFADVLPRMKYVNFGGGHHITREGYDVDLLVDLIVRFKEKWDVDVYLEPGEAVALNSGFLVATVLDVTEADMPIVIIDSAVPCHMPDVIEMPYRPHIVGSGEAGEKAWTCRIGGPSCLAGDVAGEYSFDEPLKTGDRLVFTDMAIYSMVKTNTFNGIQLPSICLYNSRDENIRVVREFGYEDFKTRLS; the protein is encoded by the coding sequence GTGAAAAAGAGTGCTTATGGCTTCAACCCGTTTGAAGCGAAAACACCGTGCTATATCGTGGACGAGGACCTTCTGGAAAATAATCTGGAGGTCCTCGCCTCTGTTCGGGAGCGGGCCGGATGCAAAATTCTGCTGGCCCTGAAGTGCTTTTCCATGTTCAGCACCTTTCCGCAGTTGGCAAGAAAGCTTGACGGGGTCTGCGCCAGTTCACCGCACGAGGCAAAGTTGGGGCGTGAGGAATTCGGCAAGGAGGTTCACACCTTTGCTGCCGCATATTCTGAATCAGATATTGTTGAGCTTTGCGAAACCAGCGATCATATAGTTTTTAACTCTTTTGCCCAGCTGGACAATTTTCGGCCGGTAATCCACGAGTATTGTTCCGGGGAAGGGCGGACCATCGATATGGCCGTGCGCATCAATCCGGAACATTCCGAAGGAGCCGTCCCTATTTACGATCCGTGCTCTCCCGGTTCCCGTCTCGGAATCCGCAGGGCGCATTTTGACGCCGACAATCTGGACGGTGTGATCGGCCTGCACTGGCACAACCTCTGCGAACAGGATGCCGACTGCCTTGAAAGGACAATCGCGGCGGTCGAGGCCAACTTTGCCGATGTCCTGCCTCGTATGAAATACGTTAATTTCGGGGGTGGGCACCACATTACCCGTGAAGGGTATGATGTGGACCTGCTGGTCGATCTTATTGTCCGTTTCAAAGAAAAGTGGGATGTGGACGTCTATCTGGAACCCGGTGAAGCCGTGGCCCTGAATAGCGGGTTTCTCGTGGCTACAGTCCTTGATGTGACCGAGGCAGACATGCCTATTGTGATCATTGATTCCGCTGTGCCCTGCCATATGCCTGATGTGATCGAAATGCCGTATCGTCCCCATATCGTAGGTTCCGGCGAGGCCGGGGAAAAAGCATGGACCTGCCGTATCGGCGGTCCGTCCTGTCTCGCGGGTGATGTCGCGGGAGAATACTCCTTTGACGAACCTCTCAAAACCGGTGACAGGCTGGTTTTCACGGATATGGCGATCTATTCCATGGTAAAGACCAATACTTTTAATGGGATACAGCTTCCATCCATCTGTTTGTATAACTCACGTGATGAAAATATCCGCGTAGTGCGCGAATTCGGCTATGAGGATTTCAAAACCCGTTTATCGTAG
- the ablB gene encoding putative beta-lysine N-acetyltransferase: MLHDSILAVGNSTIQMGAYNDRIYLMSLAAEDGPKIVDEMIHMAVAEDLSKIFVKVPVSQALHFLSCGFEKEAEVPDMFDGDDGVFLSFYRYLWRKEQGDKEELDRVLSVAESKKGKGNVSTLPNSLQMRRLGPEDAHALAHLYGQTFKTYPFPITDPDFIRQEMEEGVRFLGVCEDAKLVGAASAEVAADGNSAEMTDFAVNPDYRKMGIAGALLRALEKDCTESGIKCLFTIARACSYGINSLFSKGDYEFSGQLKNNTNISGHLESMNVWYKIASD; the protein is encoded by the coding sequence ATGTTGCATGATTCTATTCTGGCTGTAGGGAACAGCACCATACAGATGGGGGCGTACAATGACCGCATTTATTTGATGTCTCTAGCAGCGGAAGACGGTCCGAAGATTGTTGATGAAATGATCCATATGGCCGTAGCTGAGGACCTTTCGAAGATTTTCGTCAAGGTCCCTGTGTCACAGGCGTTGCATTTTTTGTCCTGCGGTTTTGAGAAAGAGGCAGAAGTGCCGGATATGTTTGACGGTGATGACGGTGTTTTTCTGAGCTTCTATCGCTATCTTTGGCGTAAGGAGCAGGGTGACAAGGAAGAGCTTGATCGTGTTCTTTCTGTTGCTGAAAGCAAAAAGGGCAAGGGTAATGTCTCAACTCTGCCTAACAGTCTGCAAATGCGCAGGCTTGGACCGGAAGATGCGCACGCGCTCGCGCATCTTTACGGTCAAACATTTAAAACTTACCCGTTCCCCATCACTGACCCTGATTTTATTCGTCAGGAAATGGAAGAAGGGGTGCGGTTTCTGGGCGTTTGCGAAGACGCAAAGCTGGTAGGCGCAGCCTCTGCAGAAGTTGCTGCTGACGGAAACAGTGCGGAGATGACAGACTTCGCTGTCAACCCGGACTACCGCAAGATGGGAATCGCCGGCGCTTTGCTGCGTGCTCTTGAAAAGGATTGTACTGAGTCCGGTATCAAGTGCCTATTCACGATTGCCAGAGCCTGTTCGTACGGGATTAACTCTCTGTTTTCCAAGGGAGATTATGAGTTCTCCGGGCAGCTGAAAAATAATACCAATATCAGCGGGCACCTTGAGTCTATGAATGTTTGGTATAAGATTGCTTCAGACTAG
- a CDS encoding saccharopine dehydrogenase family protein: MSKVLIIGAGGVGSVTVHKCAMLPEVFTEIHLASRTLSKCDAIAKSVKERTGVDVPTYQVDADNVRETVELINKVKPDLLVNLALPYQDLPLMDACLEAGVNYLDTANYEPPEEAKFEYKWQWAYQERFKEAGLMALLGSGFDPGVTNVFAAHAQKHHFDEINELDIIDCNAGDHGQAFATNFNPEINIREITQRGRYWERGEWVETDPLSWSMDYDFPEGIGKKKCYLMYHEELESLALHLKGLKRARFWMTFGEQYLTHLRVLEGIGMTSIDPIEYNGQMIQPLQFLKAVLPEPGSLGPLTKGRTCIGNVMKGIKDGKEKKMYIYNLCSHESAYEEVGSQAISYTTGVPAMIGAMLMVTGKWSGKGVFNMEQLDPDPFMEALNKYGLPWNEVVF, encoded by the coding sequence ATGTCCAAAGTTCTGATCATCGGTGCCGGAGGTGTCGGAAGCGTAACCGTGCACAAATGTGCCATGCTTCCCGAGGTGTTCACTGAAATTCATCTTGCAAGCCGCACACTCTCCAAGTGTGATGCCATTGCTAAATCCGTCAAGGAACGCACCGGCGTTGACGTTCCCACCTATCAGGTGGATGCGGACAACGTGCGCGAAACCGTCGAACTGATCAACAAGGTCAAACCAGACCTGCTGGTCAACCTTGCGCTGCCCTATCAGGATCTGCCGCTCATGGACGCATGTCTAGAGGCCGGTGTTAATTACCTCGACACCGCCAACTACGAACCGCCGGAAGAAGCCAAGTTCGAATACAAATGGCAGTGGGCTTATCAGGAGCGTTTCAAGGAAGCCGGACTCATGGCCCTGCTCGGTTCCGGTTTTGATCCGGGTGTGACCAACGTTTTCGCTGCCCATGCCCAGAAGCACCATTTCGATGAAATCAACGAACTGGATATCATTGACTGTAACGCCGGGGACCACGGGCAGGCTTTCGCCACCAACTTCAACCCCGAGATCAACATTCGTGAGATCACCCAGCGCGGGCGCTATTGGGAACGCGGTGAGTGGGTTGAAACCGATCCCCTGTCATGGTCAATGGATTACGACTTCCCTGAAGGCATCGGCAAGAAGAAGTGTTACCTCATGTACCACGAAGAACTGGAATCACTGGCTCTGCACCTCAAGGGACTCAAGCGTGCGCGCTTCTGGATGACCTTCGGTGAACAGTACCTGACCCATTTGCGTGTTCTGGAAGGCATCGGCATGACCTCTATCGACCCCATTGAATACAATGGACAGATGATCCAGCCCCTGCAGTTCCTCAAGGCAGTACTTCCCGAGCCAGGTTCCCTCGGTCCGTTGACCAAGGGCCGTACCTGCATCGGTAACGTCATGAAGGGCATCAAGGATGGTAAAGAGAAGAAGATGTATATCTACAACCTCTGCAGCCATGAATCCGCTTACGAAGAAGTCGGTTCTCAGGCTATCTCCTACACTACCGGTGTTCCTGCAATGATCGGCGCCATGCTCATGGTTACCGGAAAATGGTCCGGCAAAGGCGTTTTCAACATGGAACAGCTTGATCCTGATCCGTTTATGGAAGCCCTTAATAAATACGGCCTGCCCTGGAATGAAGTGGTATTCTAG
- the speA gene encoding biosynthetic arginine decarboxylase: MTPILERWTADKSTELYGVREWGAGFFGVSEEGALQVTANPGCFENAVSIPEIIAGIQERGLDMPVLLRIENILDTQISLLNESFLNAIDLLQYNGSYLGAYPIKVNQQQQVVEAVTRHGEKYHHGLEAGSKAELIAAMGMCRDTEAVLICNGYKDEEFIDLGLYATQLGFKCVLVVEMPGELPLIIKRAKARGIKPILGVRVKLSSQAAGLWAESGGDRSIFGLNATQIIDVIDSLKEADMLDCLQLLHYHLGSQIPNIREIRSAVAEASRVYAALVGEGANMRYIDLGGGLAVDYDGTQTNFMSSRNYSLNEYCIDVVEGVMTVLDEQGVEHPTIITESGRALVAYYSMLLFNVLDTARFEPDPLPEVLPEDANIHIQHLFDALKSLNLRNIQESFNDALYYRDEIRQAFRGGKITFRERAMGENVFWEVVRRINVLIKDLPSLPQEIEGIAHAISDIYYCNFSVFQSLPDAWAIGQLFPIMPVHRLNEKPTREGILADITCDCDGKIDRFIDSQGVKRTMPLHELKEHGEYYLGAFLVGAYQETLGDLHNLLGDTNIVTVKIKEKGEFDFVGELEGDTVEDILSYVEYDTKYLLTRFRETAENAVRDKRITPTERREILQAYKNGLQGYTYFER, from the coding sequence GTGACCCCAATACTGGAAAGGTGGACTGCAGATAAGTCCACGGAACTCTACGGTGTCCGTGAATGGGGCGCCGGCTTTTTCGGTGTGTCCGAAGAAGGGGCTCTTCAGGTAACAGCCAATCCCGGCTGTTTTGAAAATGCAGTCAGCATCCCTGAAATCATTGCAGGTATTCAGGAACGCGGACTGGATATGCCTGTGCTTCTTCGCATCGAGAACATCCTCGATACTCAAATCTCACTTTTAAATGAAAGCTTCCTTAATGCTATCGATCTGTTGCAGTACAATGGATCGTATCTTGGTGCTTATCCCATCAAGGTAAATCAGCAGCAACAGGTTGTTGAAGCAGTTACCCGTCATGGCGAGAAATATCACCATGGTCTTGAGGCCGGCAGTAAGGCTGAACTCATTGCCGCCATGGGTATGTGTCGCGATACGGAAGCTGTGCTCATCTGCAACGGCTATAAGGATGAGGAATTCATCGATCTGGGGCTCTATGCCACCCAGCTTGGATTCAAGTGCGTCCTCGTGGTTGAAATGCCGGGTGAGCTGCCGCTGATTATCAAGCGCGCCAAGGCAAGGGGAATCAAACCTATCCTGGGTGTCCGGGTCAAGCTGTCCTCGCAGGCTGCTGGACTCTGGGCCGAATCAGGCGGAGACCGTTCTATTTTTGGTCTGAACGCCACCCAGATCATTGATGTTATCGATTCCCTCAAGGAAGCGGATATGCTGGATTGCCTGCAGCTCCTGCATTACCATCTTGGTTCACAGATTCCCAATATCCGTGAAATTCGAAGTGCCGTAGCTGAAGCCAGCCGGGTTTATGCCGCGCTGGTGGGCGAAGGCGCGAACATGCGCTACATCGATCTCGGCGGAGGACTGGCCGTTGATTACGACGGTACCCAGACCAACTTTATGAGCAGCCGCAACTATTCGCTCAACGAATACTGCATCGACGTTGTGGAAGGCGTCATGACCGTGCTCGACGAGCAGGGAGTGGAGCATCCGACCATTATTACCGAGTCGGGCAGGGCGCTTGTAGCCTATTACTCCATGTTGCTGTTCAACGTGCTTGATACTGCACGTTTTGAGCCTGATCCGTTGCCTGAGGTTCTTCCCGAAGACGCCAACATTCATATTCAGCACCTCTTTGATGCGTTAAAGTCGCTTAACCTGCGTAATATTCAGGAAAGCTTCAACGACGCTCTCTATTATCGTGATGAAATCCGTCAGGCATTCCGTGGCGGAAAGATCACATTCAGGGAACGGGCCATGGGCGAAAACGTTTTCTGGGAAGTGGTGCGCCGGATAAATGTGCTGATCAAGGACCTGCCGTCATTGCCGCAGGAAATTGAGGGAATAGCTCACGCCATATCCGATATTTATTACTGCAACTTCAGTGTGTTCCAGTCCCTTCCGGATGCCTGGGCCATCGGTCAGCTTTTTCCCATTATGCCTGTGCACAGGCTGAATGAGAAGCCGACCCGTGAAGGCATCCTTGCGGACATCACCTGTGACTGCGATGGCAAGATTGACCGTTTTATCGACAGCCAGGGAGTCAAACGAACGATGCCCCTGCACGAACTTAAAGAGCACGGGGAATATTACCTCGGAGCCTTTCTTGTAGGGGCGTATCAGGAGACTTTAGGCGACCTGCATAATCTGCTCGGTGACACCAATATTGTCACCGTGAAGATCAAGGAGAAAGGGGAATTCGACTTTGTCGGGGAATTGGAGGGAGATACTGTGGAAGATATACTTTCCTATGTTGAGTATGATACAAAGTACCTTCTGACCAGATTCCGGGAAACTGCAGAAAATGCGGTTCGTGACAAACGTATCACCCCCACCGAGCGCAGGGAGATCCTTCAGGCGTACAAGAACGGCCTGCAGGGTTACACTTACTTTGAAAGATAA
- a CDS encoding SET domain-containing protein: MIHPDTIVRTVSPQLGNGVFAIRDIPRGTVVVVRDEFDICLPYEDFHKLPDMVRESMETHVYHDRDGMLVLSWDHARFMNHSCRCNTMMTDYRLEIAIRDIQAGEQITTEYGLLNVQDPYEIHCGCDECRKELRPDDIDKYGKTWDELIKTALLAIPDVPQPLWDMVTPEIRSRLKTLQQDNDKYSSVQNLKWRVAT; this comes from the coding sequence ATGATCCATCCAGATACTATTGTGAGGACAGTTTCCCCACAGCTCGGTAACGGGGTATTTGCAATTCGCGATATCCCGCGCGGCACAGTGGTGGTTGTACGTGATGAATTCGATATATGCCTGCCCTACGAAGACTTCCATAAGTTGCCGGATATGGTTCGGGAATCAATGGAAACGCACGTATATCATGACAGGGACGGCATGCTCGTTTTGAGCTGGGACCATGCCCGGTTCATGAATCACAGTTGCCGCTGCAACACCATGATGACGGATTACCGTTTGGAGATAGCCATTCGGGACATTCAGGCCGGAGAACAGATCACCACAGAATATGGACTCCTCAATGTGCAGGACCCTTATGAAATTCACTGTGGGTGTGACGAATGCAGAAAAGAGCTGCGCCCCGATGACATCGATAAATACGGCAAGACTTGGGATGAACTGATCAAGACAGCCCTGCTGGCCATTCCCGATGTTCCCCAACCGCTCTGGGATATGGTGACGCCTGAAATCAGAAGCAGATTGAAAACGCTCCAACAGGACAACGACAAGTACTCATCGGTTCAAAACCTTAAATGGCGCGTGGCTACATAA